One Streptomyces sp. B21-105 genomic region harbors:
- a CDS encoding RICIN domain-containing protein: MRRAYATLLALCLALIGALTLAGPAQAAPVTLANGTQFKDTSGSPLHAHGGGVLKVGSYYYWFGEDRNADNTFRYVDAYRSTDLKNWEFRNHVLTQSSASELSSANIERPKVVYNASTGKFVMWMHKENGTDYSEARAAVAVSDTADGDYTWQGSFRPLGQHMSRDITVFVDSDGAGYMVSAARENYDLQIYRLTADYTGIANLVADPWHNGHREAPALFKRNGVYFMLTSGATGWNPNQQQYATATSLAGPWTGMTNVGDATTFGTQTAYVLPVQGTSGTSYLYLGDRWGNSFGGTVNDSRYVWLPLTFPTSTSLSMSWTPEVTVDTVTGTVTGTSAAYNTLVARHSGRCADVTSQSLWAGAQIKQYDCNGGNNQKYWFKSVGSGYYQLVVRSSSLCVRENAGTVSQEDCNASATAQQWSLTTSGSYVNITSRASGKCLDVNGASTANSAAIITYACNGGTNQQWTRSS; encoded by the coding sequence ATGAGACGTGCGTACGCGACCCTGCTCGCCCTCTGTCTGGCGCTGATCGGCGCTCTCACCCTGGCGGGACCGGCCCAGGCGGCACCCGTGACGCTCGCCAACGGCACGCAGTTCAAGGACACCTCAGGTAGTCCCCTGCACGCCCACGGCGGCGGGGTCCTCAAAGTCGGCTCCTACTACTACTGGTTCGGCGAGGACCGTAACGCCGACAACACGTTCCGGTACGTGGACGCCTATCGTTCCACCGACCTGAAGAACTGGGAGTTCCGCAACCACGTGCTGACCCAGTCGAGCGCGTCCGAGCTGTCCTCCGCCAACATCGAACGTCCGAAGGTCGTCTACAACGCCTCCACCGGCAAGTTCGTGATGTGGATGCACAAGGAGAACGGGACGGACTACAGCGAAGCGCGTGCCGCAGTCGCCGTGTCGGACACCGCCGACGGTGACTACACCTGGCAGGGCAGCTTCCGGCCGCTCGGTCAGCACATGTCGCGCGACATCACGGTCTTCGTGGACAGTGACGGCGCCGGGTACATGGTCTCGGCGGCGCGCGAGAACTACGACCTGCAGATCTACCGGCTGACTGCCGACTACACCGGTATCGCAAACCTTGTCGCCGATCCCTGGCACAACGGCCATCGCGAGGCGCCGGCGCTGTTCAAGCGCAACGGCGTCTACTTCATGCTCACCTCGGGCGCCACCGGCTGGAACCCCAACCAGCAGCAGTACGCGACGGCCACCTCCCTCGCCGGTCCCTGGACGGGCATGACGAACGTCGGCGATGCGACGACGTTCGGCACGCAGACCGCGTACGTCCTTCCCGTCCAGGGGACCTCGGGCACCTCCTACCTGTATCTGGGCGACCGCTGGGGCAACTCCTTCGGCGGCACCGTCAACGACTCCCGCTACGTCTGGCTGCCGCTGACCTTCCCCACGTCCACCTCGCTGTCGATGTCCTGGACCCCCGAGGTGACGGTCGACACCGTCACCGGGACCGTCACTGGCACGAGCGCCGCCTACAACACCCTGGTCGCCCGGCACAGCGGCAGGTGCGCGGACGTCACCAGTCAGTCGCTCTGGGCGGGAGCCCAGATCAAGCAGTACGACTGCAACGGCGGCAACAACCAGAAGTACTGGTTCAAGTCGGTCGGAAGCGGTTACTACCAGTTGGTCGTCCGCAGCAGTTCGCTGTGCGTGCGGGAGAACGCGGGCACGGTGAGCCAGGAGGACTGCAATGCCTCGGCCACCGCTCAGCAGTGGTCGCTGACGACCTCGGGCAGCTACGTGAACATCACGTCGCGCGCGAGCGGAAAGTGCCTTGACGTGAACGGCGCGTCCACCGCCAACTCCGCGGCGATCATCACGTACGCCTGCAACGGAGGTACCAACCAACAGTGGACGCGCAGTTCCTGA
- a CDS encoding autotransporter-associated beta strand repeat-containing protein, with product MRSPFPTSAAVLGVLTAVAALLVTAPPAAAAGPRDVTADVLADRDVNLAGDTVVTVPAGTTTYDGAFRGQGTLTVRGVGTLVLTRDSDFTLPTSRRRQVVRTQGGNHPYTTVSNPDPPAITVARGATLQYGTGKGTGLIGHFPYATPGYRLNELNVRVDGTLRLSLTRTFNIGTISGSGLVTQPRNMWGTLDLAGTHPFSGVIDNGTGMAAGRPEFPVSLPDARAIVNQGSWIIDTPLNRTITLRQDFYQRAYGSDVNVHTRPGSKVILTGQYSYSDQGGDTDPSLSDPDINWRPVAHQLNKRGTNIEGANVQWGDGTTHKIFMPGTKDTVYINMHEASGRRSLLTFDYNGPVTLGAPIGGGRYHDTLAAPGAGDVVIAGTKGNDVTFAADQHYDGSTTVQKGAVLRLGSAQGDGSLLTGTDRRRIVNDGTLVVRNAKKAISLSRLGGSGSLVQSGAATTTLTGPAVTYTGTTTISQGTLALESGASLVNSRVVRLTSAAARLDTGGSPLRVMSTLSGKGTVKGAVTNEGVVTGGLTVTAGYTQTDKGQLVLTDKPLKTGGKVTLRGGLDLSAAGAAAEANSAGAAPTHSEGASRAPSASSRAALREIRVLEHTGNGPTTGTFDGLREGAEVKLADTVYRISYTGGDGNDVVLTTTRASTSARAHGQASSGVVTADERGTAAAQGDAFGWWPYVLAAGLLGGLLFPATKRTRGTGRRRGGRRAAHGR from the coding sequence GTGCGCAGCCCTTTCCCCACCTCAGCAGCGGTCCTCGGCGTCCTCACGGCGGTCGCGGCCCTCTTGGTCACTGCTCCCCCCGCCGCGGCCGCCGGACCCCGGGACGTCACCGCCGACGTCCTCGCCGACCGGGACGTGAACCTCGCCGGCGACACGGTGGTCACCGTGCCCGCCGGAACGACGACTTACGACGGCGCTTTCCGCGGCCAGGGAACGCTCACCGTGCGAGGCGTCGGTACGCTCGTGCTGACCAGGGACAGCGACTTCACCCTGCCCACGTCCCGCCGCAGGCAGGTGGTGCGCACACAGGGCGGAAACCACCCGTACACGACGGTCAGCAACCCCGACCCGCCCGCCATCACCGTCGCCCGCGGGGCGACCTTGCAGTACGGGACCGGCAAGGGCACGGGCCTGATCGGGCATTTCCCCTACGCCACGCCCGGCTATCGGCTCAACGAGCTCAACGTCCGCGTCGACGGCACGCTCCGGCTGTCGCTGACCCGCACGTTCAACATCGGCACGATCAGCGGGTCGGGTCTGGTCACCCAGCCCCGGAACATGTGGGGGACGCTCGATCTGGCGGGCACCCACCCCTTTTCCGGAGTCATCGACAACGGTACGGGCATGGCGGCGGGCCGCCCCGAGTTCCCGGTCTCGCTGCCCGACGCCCGAGCGATCGTCAACCAGGGATCCTGGATCATCGACACCCCACTGAACCGGACGATCACTCTGCGCCAGGACTTCTACCAGCGGGCGTACGGCAGCGACGTCAACGTCCACACACGGCCCGGCAGCAAGGTCATCCTGACCGGTCAATACAGCTACAGCGACCAGGGCGGGGACACCGACCCCTCGCTCAGCGATCCGGACATCAACTGGCGTCCGGTGGCGCACCAGTTGAACAAGCGCGGCACCAACATCGAAGGTGCGAACGTGCAGTGGGGCGACGGCACCACGCACAAAATCTTCATGCCGGGAACAAAAGACACCGTATACATCAACATGCACGAGGCCAGCGGACGGCGGTCCCTGCTGACGTTCGACTACAACGGGCCGGTCACTCTCGGCGCGCCGATCGGCGGTGGCAGGTACCACGACACCCTGGCCGCGCCCGGCGCCGGTGACGTCGTCATCGCGGGAACAAAGGGAAACGACGTCACCTTCGCCGCCGACCAGCATTACGACGGTTCGACGACGGTGCAGAAGGGCGCGGTCCTGCGGCTGGGGTCGGCGCAGGGGGACGGTTCACTGCTCACGGGCACCGACCGACGTCGCATCGTGAACGACGGCACGCTCGTCGTGCGTAACGCGAAGAAGGCGATCTCGTTGTCCCGGCTCGGCGGCAGCGGTTCGCTCGTCCAGTCGGGAGCCGCCACGACGACCCTCACGGGGCCCGCGGTGACATACACCGGGACGACGACGATCAGTCAGGGAACGCTCGCGCTCGAGAGCGGGGCAAGCCTCGTCAACAGCAGGGTGGTGCGGCTGACGTCCGCGGCGGCGCGGCTGGACACCGGCGGCTCGCCGCTGCGGGTGATGAGCACCCTCAGTGGCAAGGGCACCGTGAAAGGGGCGGTGACGAACGAGGGTGTCGTCACCGGCGGGCTGACGGTCACCGCCGGCTACACGCAGACCGACAAGGGCCAACTCGTGCTCACGGACAAACCCTTGAAAACCGGCGGCAAGGTCACTCTGCGGGGCGGACTCGACCTGTCGGCCGCGGGAGCGGCCGCCGAGGCGAACAGCGCGGGGGCCGCTCCCACACACAGCGAGGGCGCTTCCCGGGCGCCGTCCGCCTCGTCCCGTGCGGCCCTCCGTGAGATCCGCGTCCTGGAGCACACCGGCAACGGGCCGACCACGGGCACGTTCGACGGGCTGCGCGAGGGTGCCGAGGTGAAACTCGCCGACACCGTTTACCGGATCAGCTACACAGGCGGAGACGGAAACGACGTCGTCCTGACCACCACCCGAGCGAGCACCTCGGCGCGTGCGCACGGACAGGCCTCGTCGGGCGTCGTGACGGCCGACGAGCGCGGTACCGCAGCGGCCCAGGGCGACGCGTTCGGCTGGTGGCCGTACGTGCTGGCAGCCGGCCTGCTCGGCGGGCTGCTGTTCCCGGCGACCAAGCGCACGCGCGGCACCGGACGCCGTCGAGGCGGGCGGCGAGCGGCGCACGGGCGGTGA
- a CDS encoding rhamnogalacturonan lyase B N-terminal domain-containing protein — protein MSGSAHHPVRRRTFVLGTAATAGSAALAGPLAAPAAAAAFGYTDDGSRYVVDTGADLVFKVSKSTGDLTSLVYRGTEYQGYGGMNSHIESGLGSSTVTIARSGSTILISVTHGSLRHYYAARSGENNIYLWTNKADTSVSATRYIVRVKAGLFLNDEPDSYTYTTSTIEASDVFAKSNGQTRSKHYSKLRVMDYDYIGWTAGGVGLWIVRSNHEKASGGPFYRSLLRHQSADGGGLYEILYYGQNQTEAQRFGLQGPYVIAFTNGGAPSSSLFPGTLSTSWADSLGIAGYVGAGGRGRVAGVGITGRDAAYPYTVGLANPTAQYWGPARASDGWFSITGVLPGTYTLTVHKSELAVYTTQVTVTAGTTTTLNSIAVPSSNDPSNASAIWRINDWTGTPSGFKNADLMTYAHPSDVRASAWTGNVVIGSGSETSAFPCYLWKDVNSGLLLYFKLTAAQAAAAHTLRIGVTTAYANGRPQVVVNDAWTSAVPSPPTQPSTRSLTNGSYRGNNHTFTYSIPASAWLTDTSRYNVLKINVVSGSGTTSYLSAGTSVDAIDLLV, from the coding sequence ATGTCCGGATCCGCGCATCACCCGGTCCGACGCCGCACCTTCGTCCTCGGCACCGCGGCCACCGCCGGCTCCGCCGCGCTCGCCGGGCCGCTCGCCGCTCCGGCCGCCGCAGCGGCCTTCGGCTACACCGACGACGGCTCTCGCTACGTCGTCGACACCGGCGCCGACCTCGTCTTCAAGGTCAGCAAGTCGACCGGCGACCTGACCTCACTGGTCTACCGGGGCACCGAGTACCAGGGCTATGGCGGCATGAATTCGCACATCGAGTCGGGCCTCGGCAGCTCCACCGTGACGATCGCACGGTCCGGTTCCACGATTCTGATCTCGGTCACACACGGCTCGCTCCGGCACTACTACGCGGCTCGCAGTGGCGAGAACAACATCTATTTGTGGACCAACAAGGCGGACACGTCCGTTTCGGCAACCCGTTACATCGTGCGGGTCAAGGCGGGTCTGTTCCTCAACGACGAGCCCGACTCGTACACGTACACGACCAGCACCATCGAGGCCTCCGACGTCTTCGCCAAGTCCAACGGCCAGACCCGCTCCAAGCACTACTCCAAACTGCGCGTCATGGACTACGACTACATCGGCTGGACGGCCGGCGGCGTCGGTCTGTGGATCGTGCGCAGCAACCACGAAAAGGCTTCCGGAGGCCCTTTCTACCGCTCTCTCCTGCGCCATCAGAGCGCCGACGGCGGCGGCCTGTACGAGATCCTCTACTACGGCCAGAACCAGACGGAGGCGCAACGCTTCGGCCTCCAGGGCCCGTACGTGATCGCTTTCACGAACGGCGGCGCCCCCTCCTCCTCGCTGTTCCCGGGAACGCTGAGCACCTCGTGGGCCGACTCGCTCGGCATCGCCGGATACGTGGGCGCCGGCGGCCGAGGCCGGGTCGCGGGCGTCGGCATCACCGGGCGCGACGCCGCATACCCGTACACGGTCGGCCTGGCCAACCCGACGGCGCAGTACTGGGGTCCGGCGCGCGCGTCCGACGGCTGGTTCTCGATCACAGGGGTGCTCCCCGGGACGTACACGCTCACCGTCCACAAGAGCGAACTGGCCGTGTACACCACGCAGGTGACGGTGACCGCGGGCACGACGACCACGTTGAACTCGATCGCCGTCCCGTCCTCGAACGATCCGAGCAACGCGAGTGCGATCTGGCGGATCAACGACTGGACCGGCACGCCGAGCGGCTTCAAGAACGCGGACCTCATGACGTACGCGCACCCGTCGGACGTCCGTGCCTCCGCGTGGACCGGCAACGTCGTCATCGGCAGCGGCAGCGAGACCTCGGCGTTCCCCTGTTACCTCTGGAAGGACGTCAACAGCGGCCTGCTCTTGTACTTCAAGCTGACCGCCGCCCAGGCCGCCGCCGCGCACACCCTGCGCATCGGCGTGACGACGGCCTATGCCAACGGCCGGCCGCAGGTCGTCGTCAACGACGCATGGACCTCTGCCGTTCCGTCCCCGCCCACTCAGCCGAGCACCCGGTCCCTGACCAACGGGTCGTACCGGGGCAACAACCACACGTTCACCTACAGCATCCCCGCGAGCGCATGGCTCACGGACACAAGCCGGTACAACGTGCTGAAGATCAACGTGGTGAGCGGGTCCGGCACGACCTCCTACCTGAGCGCCGGCACGTCCGTCGACGCGATCGACCTGCTTGTGTGA
- a CDS encoding rhamnogalacturonan acetylesterase, which translates to MRRFNTAVLAALTLAAGLTAVPAAHADGGRAPLGIDNCTATACHFDVAPGVYDVEVVLGGSVASATSVTGETRRALLPETAVPAGRRVARSFTVDVRTPEGEPTGRDGSAGLDLALSGSAPALANIRVTPARHARQIFLIGDSTVCDQPAEPYTGWGQQLPQYLRQGVSVANYADSGESTVTYLGNPQLWDTVRPLIRHGDLVLIQLAHNDKTTDEATYRANLETLVAGVREKGGRPVLVTPIVRRWFNADGTLNNGTALLVNGLGVDHPAVIRSVAAARHVPLIDLTAKTKAVVESLGVEGSKALYLYNEKRDNTHTSVHGATVYAGLVRDELLARHLVPKGIVRVG; encoded by the coding sequence GTGAGACGTTTCAACACCGCCGTGCTGGCGGCGCTGACCCTGGCCGCCGGCCTGACGGCCGTGCCGGCCGCCCACGCCGACGGCGGCCGTGCCCCCCTCGGCATCGACAACTGCACCGCCACCGCCTGCCACTTCGACGTCGCACCGGGCGTCTATGACGTGGAGGTCGTGCTCGGCGGCAGCGTTGCCTCTGCCACCAGCGTCACCGGAGAGACGCGGCGGGCCCTGCTTCCCGAGACCGCCGTCCCCGCCGGCCGACGCGTCGCCCGCAGCTTCACCGTCGACGTCCGCACACCCGAGGGAGAGCCCACGGGCCGCGACGGAAGCGCCGGCCTGGATTTGGCCCTCAGCGGCTCCGCTCCGGCACTGGCGAACATCCGGGTCACCCCCGCCAGGCACGCCCGCCAGATCTTCCTCATCGGCGACTCCACCGTGTGCGACCAGCCCGCCGAACCGTACACGGGATGGGGCCAGCAACTGCCGCAGTATCTGCGGCAAGGTGTTTCCGTCGCCAACTACGCAGATTCGGGGGAGAGTACGGTCACGTATCTGGGGAACCCGCAGCTCTGGGACACGGTTCGGCCGCTGATCCGGCACGGCGACCTGGTCCTGATCCAGCTCGCCCACAACGACAAGACGACCGACGAGGCCACGTACCGCGCGAATCTCGAGACTCTGGTGGCGGGTGTGCGAGAGAAGGGCGGCCGGCCGGTCCTGGTGACCCCCATCGTGCGCCGCTGGTTCAACGCCGACGGGACGCTGAACAACGGAACGGCTCTGCTGGTCAACGGACTCGGTGTCGACCATCCGGCGGTCATCCGCTCGGTCGCCGCCGCGCGGCACGTCCCGCTGATCGACCTCACCGCCAAGACCAAGGCGGTGGTGGAGTCCCTCGGCGTCGAGGGCTCCAAGGCGCTGTATCTGTACAACGAGAAACGGGACAACACGCACACCTCCGTGCACGGGGCCACCGTCTACGCGGGCCTGGTGCGCGACGAGCTCCTCGCCCGGCATCTGGTGCCGAAGGGCATCGTGCGGGTGGGATGA